Proteins found in one Hypericibacter terrae genomic segment:
- the rpsF gene encoding 30S ribosomal protein S6: protein MPFYETVFITRQDASSAQVEQLTEAFSGIVTANGGSVTKKEQWGLRNLSFRIKKNRKGHYTLLNIDAPAPAVVEMERNMRISEDVLRYLTVRVEALEEGPSAMLQNRNRDGDDRGGRGERGGRGGDRFGDRPRRSFGDRPDRGDRFGGDRPDRGDRFGGGDREPRHVAGNEGEPA, encoded by the coding sequence ATGCCCTTCTATGAGACCGTCTTCATCACGCGCCAGGACGCTTCCTCGGCGCAAGTGGAGCAGTTGACCGAAGCCTTCTCGGGGATCGTCACCGCCAATGGCGGCTCGGTCACCAAGAAAGAGCAATGGGGACTGCGCAACCTGTCCTTCCGGATCAAGAAGAACCGCAAGGGCCATTACACCCTGCTCAACATCGACGCGCCCGCTCCGGCGGTGGTGGAGATGGAGCGCAACATGCGCATCAGCGAAGATGTGCTGCGCTACCTGACCGTTCGCGTCGAGGCCCTCGAAGAGGGCCCCTCGGCCATGCTGCAGAACCGCAACCGCGACGGCGACGATCGCGGCGGCCGCGGTGAGCGCGGCGGCCGTGGCGGCGATCGCTTCGGCGACCGTCCGCGCCGCAGCTTCGGCGACCGTCCGGATCGTGGCGACCGCTTCGGCGGCGACCGCCCGGATCGCGGCGACCGCTTCGGCGGCGGCGATCGTGAACCCCGGCATGTGGCCGGCAACGAAGGAGAGCCGGCATGA
- the fabD gene encoding ACP S-malonyltransferase: MARAFVFPGQGSQAVGMGRALAEAFPAARLVFEEVDDALGQKLSRLMAEGPEADLTLTENAQPALMAVSMAALRVLTTEGGFSLPDKAAFVAGHSLGEYSALAAAGALSLSDAARLLKRRGRAMQRAVPVGEGAMAALLGLDLEAAEAIAAAAREAGPKSEVVSVANDNAPGQVVLSGHKVAVERAVAIAAERGTKRSVMLPVSAPFHCALMQPAADEMREALAGTAIAMPAVPVVANVTAKPVSDPETIRRLLVEQVTGLVRWREGVLAMKAQGVEELIEVGAGKVLTGLTKRIDRELKGQAAGTPEEIEAVLKTL, from the coding sequence ATGGCTCGCGCTTTTGTGTTTCCGGGGCAGGGTTCCCAGGCGGTCGGCATGGGTCGCGCCCTGGCGGAGGCCTTTCCCGCCGCCCGGCTGGTGTTCGAGGAAGTGGACGATGCGCTGGGCCAGAAGCTGAGCCGGCTCATGGCCGAGGGACCCGAGGCGGACCTGACCCTGACCGAGAATGCCCAGCCGGCCCTGATGGCGGTCAGCATGGCGGCTCTCCGGGTCCTGACCACCGAGGGTGGGTTTTCGCTGCCCGACAAGGCGGCCTTCGTCGCCGGCCATTCGCTGGGCGAATATTCGGCCCTGGCGGCCGCGGGCGCGCTCAGCCTGTCCGACGCGGCCCGGCTGCTGAAGCGGCGCGGCCGCGCCATGCAGCGGGCGGTGCCGGTGGGCGAGGGGGCGATGGCGGCGCTGCTGGGCCTCGATCTCGAGGCGGCCGAGGCGATCGCCGCGGCGGCCCGCGAGGCGGGTCCCAAATCGGAGGTCGTCAGCGTCGCCAACGACAACGCTCCCGGCCAGGTGGTGCTGAGCGGACATAAGGTGGCGGTCGAGCGTGCCGTCGCCATCGCCGCCGAGCGCGGCACCAAGCGCAGCGTGATGCTGCCGGTGAGCGCGCCCTTCCATTGCGCCCTGATGCAGCCGGCGGCTGACGAGATGCGCGAGGCGCTGGCCGGCACCGCGATCGCCATGCCGGCCGTGCCCGTGGTGGCCAACGTGACGGCGAAGCCGGTGAGCGATCCGGAAACGATCCGCCGGCTCCTGGTGGAGCAGGTGACGGGGCTGGTGCGCTGGCGCGAAGGGGTGCTGGCCATGAAGGCGCAGGGCGTCGAGGAACTGATCGAGGTGGGCGCCGGCAAGGTCTTGACCGGCCTCACCAAGCGCATCGATCGCGAGCTAAAGGGCCAGGCGGCGGGGACGCCCGAGGAAATCGAGGCCGTCCTCAAGACTTTGTGA
- a CDS encoding acyl carrier protein: MSDIAERVKKIVVEHLGVDESKVTEGAHFIDDLGADSLDIVELVMAFEEEFGCEIPDDAAEKVLTVKDAITFIEQHS, encoded by the coding sequence ATGAGCGATATCGCCGAGCGCGTGAAGAAGATCGTCGTCGAGCACCTCGGCGTCGATGAGTCCAAGGTTACCGAAGGTGCGCATTTCATCGACGACCTGGGCGCCGACAGTCTCGACATCGTCGAGCTGGTGATGGCGTTCGAAGAAGAGTTCGGTTGCGAAATTCCCGACGACGCCGCGGAGAAGGTGTTGACGGTGAAGGACGCGATCACCTTCATCGAGCAGCACAGCTGA
- the rpsR gene encoding 30S ribosomal protein S18 yields MSEGTPTVVRASGRRPFFRRRKTCPFSGQHAPKIDHKDIRLLQRFLSERGKIVPSRITAVSAKKQRILAQAIKRARFLGLLPYVLK; encoded by the coding sequence ATGAGCGAGGGCACACCGACCGTCGTCCGCGCCAGCGGCCGCCGGCCTTTCTTCCGCCGCCGCAAGACCTGCCCGTTCTCGGGTCAGCACGCGCCGAAGATCGACCACAAGGATATCCGGCTGCTGCAGCGCTTCCTCTCGGAGCGCGGCAAGATCGTGCCGAGCCGCATCACGGCGGTGTCCGCGAAGAAGCAGCGCATCCTGGCCCAGGCCATCAAGCGCGCCCGCTTCCTCGGGCTCCTGCCTTACGTGTTGAAGTAG
- a CDS encoding SAM-dependent methyltransferase, with protein MLAAHILKRVIRDGQLRVVDADGKVHLIGPGPGPVPTIRLHDHRLHRDLFLNPKLRFGEAYMEGRLTVEDGTLYEVLDLVTRNIAALESHPLQRVQLLLGRMLHFIHTHNPVGRAQKNVAHHYDLSDTLYDLFLDKDRQYSCAYFATDNDSLELAQSNKKLHLASKLLLEPGQKVLDIGSGWGGLGLYLAKLMNVDVTGVTLSTEQHKVSEQRARDAGLSDRLRFHLRDYRLQQGPFDRIISVGMFEHVGTKHYREFFRKVKELLTEDGVMLLHAIGRMDPPGSTNPWLRKYIFPGGYTPALSEVFRAVEDVGLWVTDVEILRLHYAKTLREWHRRFDANRDKIRALYDERFCRMWEFYLVGCEVAFRNMGQMVFQMQLSRRQEAVPLTRDYMVDFERAMQARSSAAA; from the coding sequence ATGCTTGCCGCGCATATTCTGAAACGTGTGATTCGGGACGGCCAGCTCCGCGTCGTGGACGCGGATGGCAAAGTCCATCTCATTGGCCCCGGCCCCGGTCCGGTGCCGACCATCCGGCTGCATGACCATCGGCTGCACCGGGACCTCTTCCTCAATCCGAAGCTGCGCTTCGGCGAGGCCTATATGGAGGGCCGCCTCACGGTCGAGGACGGCACCCTCTACGAGGTGCTGGACCTGGTGACGCGCAACATCGCGGCCCTGGAGAGCCACCCGCTGCAGCGCGTCCAGCTGCTGCTGGGGCGGATGCTGCATTTCATCCATACCCACAATCCGGTCGGCCGCGCCCAGAAGAACGTGGCGCATCATTACGACCTCTCGGACACGCTCTACGACCTGTTCCTCGACAAGGACCGGCAATATAGCTGCGCCTATTTCGCCACCGACAATGACAGCCTCGAGCTCGCGCAATCGAACAAGAAGCTGCATCTGGCCTCCAAGCTCCTGCTGGAGCCCGGCCAGAAGGTGCTCGATATCGGCAGCGGCTGGGGCGGTCTCGGCCTCTATCTCGCCAAGCTCATGAACGTCGATGTCACCGGCGTGACCCTCTCGACCGAGCAGCACAAGGTCTCGGAGCAGCGGGCGCGCGACGCCGGCCTGTCCGACCGGCTGCGCTTCCACCTGCGCGACTACCGGCTGCAGCAGGGCCCGTTCGACCGGATCATCTCGGTCGGCATGTTCGAGCATGTCGGCACCAAGCATTACCGGGAATTCTTCCGCAAGGTGAAGGAGCTCCTGACCGAAGACGGCGTCATGCTGCTGCATGCGATCGGCCGCATGGACCCTCCGGGCTCGACCAATCCCTGGCTGCGCAAATACATCTTTCCCGGCGGCTACACCCCGGCCCTCTCCGAGGTGTTCCGCGCGGTCGAGGATGTCGGCCTCTGGGTCACCGACGTGGAGATCCTGCGCCTCCACTACGCCAAGACCCTGCGCGAATGGCACCGCCGCTTCGACGCCAACCGCGACAAGATCCGCGCCCTCTATGACGAGCGCTTCTGCCGCATGTGGGAGTTCTATCTGGTCGGCTGCGAGGTCGCGTTCCGCAACATGGGGCAGATGGTGTTCCAGATGCAGCTCTCGCGCCGCCAGGAAGCGGTGCCGCTGACGCGCGACTACATGGTCGACTTCGAGCGCGCCATGCAGGCCCGCTCCAGCGCGGCGGCGTAG
- the mltG gene encoding endolytic transglycosylase MltG codes for MARLRRLLGTLLLILLLVLGAAAAGAWWGYQQFTSAGPLTADNTVVVPRGSSVRAIAGQLADAGVIKDPFLFRLGVRLFGQHKPLRAGEYLFPAGISPQAAMQQMIDGRQIQHRLTIAEGLTNREVLELLAAAPDLDGATPDPTSVGPEGSLLPETYFFMLGDSRADLVARMKSSMDAALAELWPARAQGLPFKDPKEALILASIVEKETGLPEERPHVAAVFLNRLAQGMALQSDPTVIYAITQGRSKLDRALLMKDLAVDSPFNTYVAVGLPPAPIANPGRAAIEAVLHPAESDDLYFVADGTGGHVFAKTLAEHNKNVAAWRKVQAQKRNATQAE; via the coding sequence ATGGCGCGGTTGCGCCGGCTGCTCGGGACGCTTCTGCTGATCCTCCTGCTGGTTCTGGGCGCCGCGGCCGCGGGCGCCTGGTGGGGTTATCAGCAATTCACGTCGGCCGGTCCGTTGACCGCGGACAACACCGTGGTCGTGCCCCGGGGCAGCAGCGTCAGGGCCATCGCCGGGCAGCTCGCCGACGCGGGCGTCATCAAGGATCCCTTCCTGTTCCGCCTCGGCGTGCGCCTGTTCGGCCAGCACAAGCCGCTGCGTGCCGGCGAGTACCTCTTTCCCGCCGGCATCAGCCCGCAGGCCGCGATGCAGCAGATGATCGACGGGCGCCAGATCCAGCATCGGCTGACCATCGCCGAGGGTCTGACCAACCGCGAGGTGCTGGAGCTTCTGGCGGCGGCTCCCGATCTCGATGGCGCGACGCCGGACCCGACGAGCGTGGGCCCCGAGGGCTCGCTCCTGCCCGAGACCTATTTTTTCATGCTAGGCGACAGCCGGGCCGATCTCGTCGCCCGGATGAAATCCTCCATGGACGCCGCGCTCGCCGAGCTCTGGCCGGCGCGCGCCCAGGGCCTCCCCTTCAAGGATCCCAAGGAAGCGCTGATCCTGGCGTCGATCGTCGAGAAGGAGACGGGCCTCCCCGAGGAGCGCCCGCATGTCGCCGCGGTGTTCCTCAACCGCCTCGCCCAGGGCATGGCGCTGCAATCCGACCCGACCGTGATCTATGCGATCACGCAGGGCCGTTCGAAGCTCGACCGCGCGCTGTTGATGAAGGACCTGGCGGTCGACAGCCCGTTCAACACCTATGTAGCCGTCGGCCTGCCGCCCGCACCCATCGCCAATCCGGGCCGCGCCGCCATCGAGGCGGTGCTGCATCCGGCCGAGAGCGACGATCTCTATTTCGTGGCCGATGGCACCGGTGGGCATGTGTTCGCGAAGACTCTGGCCGAGCACAACAAGAACGTGGCCGCCTGGCGCAAGGTTCAGGCGCAGAAGCGCAACGCGACCCAAGCCGAATAG
- the rplI gene encoding 50S ribosomal protein L9: MEVILLERVEKLGQIGEVVKVKPGYARNYLLPQKKALRATEANRARFETQRHQIEANNLKRRQEAESVSGKVDGMSVVLVRQAGENGQLFGSVSPRDIAEAVSAKGVTIDRRQVVLDKPIKALGLFPVRVALHPEVIVTVTANVAKSEEEAEIQLKNGGYVGATEARAASLDDLLADAEAQLPPEVKAQRDAEAEGEAEEA, encoded by the coding sequence ATGGAAGTGATCCTGCTCGAACGAGTCGAGAAGCTCGGCCAGATCGGCGAAGTGGTGAAGGTGAAGCCGGGCTATGCCCGCAATTACCTGCTGCCGCAGAAGAAGGCGTTGCGGGCCACTGAGGCCAACCGCGCCCGCTTCGAGACCCAGCGCCACCAGATCGAGGCCAACAACCTCAAGCGCCGCCAGGAAGCCGAAAGCGTCTCCGGCAAGGTGGACGGCATGAGCGTGGTGCTGGTGCGCCAGGCTGGCGAGAACGGACAGCTGTTCGGTTCCGTCAGCCCGCGCGACATCGCCGAGGCGGTCAGCGCCAAGGGCGTCACCATCGACCGCCGTCAGGTCGTGCTCGACAAGCCGATCAAGGCCCTGGGGCTGTTCCCGGTGCGCGTCGCCCTCCATCCGGAGGTGATCGTCACCGTGACGGCCAACGTCGCGAAGTCCGAGGAAGAGGCCGAGATCCAGCTCAAGAACGGCGGCTATGTGGGCGCGACCGAAGCCCGCGCGGCGTCGCTCGACGATCTGTTGGCCGATGCCGAGGCCCAGCTGCCGCCCGAGGTGAAGGCGCAGCGCGATGCCGAGGCCGAAGGCGAAGCGGAAGAAGCCTGA
- the fabF gene encoding beta-ketoacyl-ACP synthase II — protein sequence MRRVVVTGMGLVTPLGVGTEYVWKRIVNGESGISGIQSFDVSDLPCKIAGQVPLGDKASGNFNPDDYVIPKDQRKMGRFIHFAMGAATEAVLDAKWQPTDEHERERTGVLIGSGIGGLEGIYDAAVTLHERGPRRVSPFFIPACLINLASGNVSIQFGFKGPNHAVVTACSTGAHAIGDAARLIQLDDADVMVAGGTEASICRIGVAGFAAARALSTGFNDEPQRASRPWDQDRDGFVMGEGAGVLVLEELEHARKRGAKIYAEVIGYGMSGDAYHITAPSETGEGAFNAMKAALKRAKLTPDDIDYVNAHGTSTPLGDEIELGAVKRLFGDAAYKISMSSTKSAIGHLLGAAGAVEAVFSILAIRDQVAPPTLNLDNPSVGCDIDLVPKRAKKRTIRRALSNSFGFGGTNASLIFQGPA from the coding sequence ATGCGACGCGTCGTAGTTACTGGCATGGGCTTGGTCACGCCGCTTGGCGTCGGCACCGAGTATGTCTGGAAGCGCATCGTAAATGGCGAGTCCGGCATTTCCGGGATTCAGTCCTTCGACGTCAGCGACCTGCCCTGCAAGATCGCGGGCCAGGTGCCGCTGGGTGACAAGGCGTCCGGCAATTTCAATCCGGACGACTACGTCATCCCCAAGGACCAGCGCAAGATGGGCCGTTTCATCCATTTCGCGATGGGTGCGGCGACCGAAGCGGTGCTGGACGCCAAGTGGCAGCCGACGGACGAGCATGAGCGGGAACGCACCGGCGTCCTGATCGGCTCGGGCATCGGCGGCCTCGAAGGCATCTACGATGCGGCGGTGACGCTGCATGAGCGCGGCCCCCGCCGCGTCAGCCCATTCTTCATTCCCGCCTGCCTGATCAACCTGGCGTCGGGCAATGTCTCGATCCAGTTCGGCTTCAAGGGTCCCAACCACGCGGTGGTGACGGCCTGCTCGACCGGCGCGCATGCGATCGGCGACGCCGCGCGGCTGATCCAGCTCGACGACGCCGACGTGATGGTGGCGGGCGGCACCGAGGCCTCGATCTGCCGTATCGGCGTCGCGGGCTTCGCCGCGGCGCGCGCGCTCTCGACCGGCTTCAACGACGAGCCGCAGCGGGCCTCGCGACCCTGGGACCAGGATCGCGACGGGTTCGTGATGGGCGAGGGCGCCGGCGTGCTGGTGCTCGAGGAGCTGGAACATGCGCGCAAGCGCGGCGCCAAGATCTATGCCGAGGTCATCGGCTACGGCATGTCGGGCGATGCCTATCACATCACCGCTCCCTCCGAGACCGGCGAGGGCGCCTTCAACGCCATGAAGGCGGCGTTGAAGCGGGCCAAGCTGACTCCGGACGACATCGACTATGTGAACGCGCATGGCACCTCGACGCCGCTCGGCGACGAGATCGAGCTGGGCGCGGTCAAGCGGCTGTTCGGCGACGCCGCCTACAAGATCTCCATGTCCTCCACCAAATCGGCGATCGGCCATCTGCTGGGCGCTGCCGGCGCGGTCGAGGCGGTCTTCTCCATCCTCGCGATCCGCGACCAGGTGGCACCGCCGACCCTCAACCTCGACAATCCGTCGGTCGGCTGCGACATCGACCTGGTGCCGAAGCGGGCCAAGAAGCGGACGATCCGGCGCGCCTTGTCGAACTCCTTCGGCTTCGGCGGTACCAATGCCAGCCTGATCTTCCAGGGTCCCGCCTAG
- the alr gene encoding alanine racemase: protein MPIAEPGAGPTEIAAARLIVDLGAIAGNFRLIAKRAAPAAVGVAVKADAYGLGMARVGPALHDAGARVFFVAWLEEGIALRHLLPEAEIFCLNGVAPGAADAYAAHRLMPILGSLEEIDEWRAAGHGGKAPAGLQIDSGMARLGLSAEEVDQLVADRQRLDGLNLTLVMSHLSCGDDPADPLNLAQRASFERDRGRLGLVSIRSSLAASGGSFQGLDFLLDLVRPGAALYGLAPLMGQANLMAQVVRLQAKILQVRRVDRGMTVGYGATHRTTRPSRLATLSTGYADGYFRSLSNRGHAYLGPVRVPVVGRVSMDLLTLDVTDAPPELARRGAWVDLIGPHHTVDDLAAEAGTIGYEILTALGARYARHYLPADGKAGAAT from the coding sequence ATGCCCATCGCTGAGCCGGGCGCTGGCCCGACCGAGATCGCCGCTGCGCGCCTCATCGTCGACCTCGGGGCCATCGCCGGCAATTTCCGCCTCATCGCGAAGCGCGCCGCCCCCGCCGCGGTCGGTGTCGCGGTCAAGGCCGACGCCTATGGCCTCGGCATGGCGCGGGTCGGTCCGGCCCTGCATGACGCCGGCGCCAGGGTCTTCTTCGTCGCCTGGCTCGAGGAAGGGATCGCGCTCCGCCATCTCCTCCCCGAGGCCGAGATCTTCTGTCTCAACGGCGTGGCGCCCGGTGCCGCCGACGCCTATGCCGCCCACCGCCTGATGCCGATCCTGGGGAGCCTCGAGGAGATCGACGAATGGCGCGCGGCCGGCCATGGCGGCAAGGCACCCGCCGGCCTCCAGATCGACAGCGGCATGGCGCGCCTCGGTCTTTCGGCCGAGGAGGTCGACCAGCTTGTCGCCGATCGTCAACGGCTTGACGGGCTGAACCTCACCCTGGTCATGAGCCACCTCTCCTGTGGCGACGACCCGGCCGACCCGTTGAACCTGGCGCAGCGCGCGAGCTTCGAGCGCGATCGCGGCCGGCTCGGCCTGGTCTCCATCCGCAGCAGCCTTGCCGCCTCGGGCGGCAGCTTTCAGGGCCTGGATTTCCTTCTCGACCTGGTTCGCCCGGGCGCTGCGCTCTACGGGCTGGCGCCGCTCATGGGCCAAGCGAACCTCATGGCGCAAGTGGTTCGCCTGCAAGCCAAAATTCTGCAAGTCCGTCGCGTTGACAGGGGTATGACCGTTGGCTACGGTGCGACCCATCGCACGACCCGGCCGTCGCGCCTGGCGACCCTATCCACCGGCTATGCCGACGGGTATTTTCGCTCCCTCAGCAATCGCGGCCATGCCTATCTTGGGCCCGTGCGGGTTCCGGTGGTGGGGCGCGTATCGATGGATCTCCTGACGCTCGATGTGACCGACGCGCCGCCCGAGCTGGCGCGCCGTGGCGCCTGGGTCGACCTCATCGGGCCCCATCACACGGTCGACGACCTGGCCGCCGAGGCCGGCACCATCGGCTATGAGATCCTGACCGCCCTGGGCGCGCGCTATGCCCGCCACTACCTGCCGGCGGACGGCAAGGCGGGAGCGGCGACATGA
- a CDS encoding SDR family NAD(P)-dependent oxidoreductase — MPPVPAAPSLDRPQRILITGASSGIGAALASAYAASGVSLVLGGRDRGRLASIEAACRAAGAEVETAAVDVVDAVAVRRWIETADDRAPLDLVVANAGISAGTGTAGESEAQARAIFATNVDGVANTVWPALQRMERRARGQIALMSSLAAFRGFPGAPAYCASKAAVRVWGEGLRGECRAKGVAVTVICPGYVESPMTAVNDFPMPFLMSAERAARIVKRGLARNRARIAFPLPMYFAAWLLGVLSPGLTDPLLMRLPKKK, encoded by the coding sequence ATGCCGCCCGTTCCCGCCGCCCCAAGCCTCGACCGACCGCAGCGCATTCTCATCACCGGGGCCTCGAGCGGCATCGGTGCGGCACTGGCGTCGGCTTATGCGGCGAGCGGTGTCAGCCTGGTGCTGGGTGGACGCGATCGGGGCCGGCTGGCATCGATCGAGGCCGCCTGCCGCGCCGCGGGCGCCGAGGTCGAGACGGCAGCCGTCGACGTGGTCGATGCGGTCGCGGTGCGGCGCTGGATCGAAACCGCCGACGATCGGGCGCCGCTCGATCTGGTCGTCGCCAATGCCGGGATCTCGGCGGGCACCGGCACCGCCGGCGAAAGCGAGGCCCAGGCACGCGCGATCTTCGCCACCAATGTCGATGGCGTGGCCAACACGGTCTGGCCGGCGCTGCAGCGGATGGAGCGGAGAGCCCGCGGCCAGATCGCCCTGATGAGCTCGCTCGCCGCCTTTCGCGGTTTTCCCGGAGCGCCGGCCTATTGCGCCAGCAAGGCCGCGGTGCGGGTCTGGGGCGAAGGCTTGCGTGGCGAATGCCGCGCCAAGGGCGTCGCCGTCACGGTCATCTGCCCGGGCTATGTCGAAAGCCCGATGACGGCCGTGAACGACTTTCCGATGCCGTTCCTGATGAGCGCGGAACGCGCCGCGCGCATCGTCAAGCGCGGCCTCGCCCGCAACCGCGCGCGCATCGCCTTCCCGTTGCCGATGTATTTCGCGGCTTGGCTCCTCGGCGTGCTGTCGCCGGGCCTGACCGATCCCTTGCTGATGCGCCTGCCCAAGAAGAAGTGA
- the fabG gene encoding 3-oxoacyl-[acyl-carrier-protein] reductase, with the protein MFDLTGKKALVTGASGGIGGAIAKALHAQGAEVGLSGTKVAALEALAGELGSRAKVLPANLGEAGGTEDLAKKAEAALGQVDILINNAGLTRDGLAVRMKDEDWNAVMDVNLGAAFRLSRALLMPMMRRRWGRIIGITSIVGVTGNPGQANYAASKAGMIGMSKALAAEVASRNITVNCVAPGFIATAMTDALNEKQKTELLSRVPMGRLGVSEDIAAAVVYLAANEAAYVTGQTLHVNGGMAMI; encoded by the coding sequence ATGTTCGATCTGACGGGCAAGAAGGCCCTGGTGACGGGGGCGTCGGGTGGTATCGGCGGCGCCATCGCGAAGGCGCTCCACGCGCAGGGCGCCGAGGTCGGTTTGTCCGGCACCAAGGTCGCGGCGCTCGAGGCGCTGGCTGGCGAATTGGGCAGTCGCGCGAAGGTCCTGCCGGCCAATCTCGGCGAGGCGGGCGGCACCGAGGATCTCGCCAAGAAGGCCGAGGCGGCGCTGGGCCAGGTCGATATCCTGATCAACAACGCAGGATTGACCCGCGACGGGCTCGCGGTGCGCATGAAGGACGAGGACTGGAACGCCGTCATGGACGTCAATCTGGGGGCGGCCTTTCGGCTCAGCCGGGCCCTGCTGATGCCCATGATGCGCCGCCGCTGGGGCCGTATCATCGGCATCACCTCGATCGTGGGCGTGACCGGCAATCCGGGCCAGGCGAACTACGCGGCGTCCAAGGCCGGCATGATCGGCATGTCCAAGGCGCTCGCCGCCGAGGTCGCCTCGCGCAACATCACTGTGAATTGCGTGGCGCCCGGCTTCATCGCGACCGCCATGACCGACGCGCTCAACGAGAAGCAGAAGACCGAGCTCTTGTCGCGCGTGCCGATGGGCCGACTCGGCGTCAGCGAGGACATTGCCGCCGCCGTCGTCTATCTGGCGGCGAACGAGGCGGCCTACGTGACCGGCCAGACCTTGCATGTCAATGGCGGAATGGCCATGATATAA
- a CDS encoding replicative DNA helicase codes for MVERTFISSNVATLRGTDLEPASLRIPPHNYEAEQALLGAVLANNHVFDKVNEFLEPEHFADALHGRIYEAIGKLIERGQIANILTLKNLFDQDAALIDAGGSQYLARLANSVVTIINAEDYGRTVHDLYLRRQLIALGEEVVNEAFRIDLDMPAAHQIEHAEQQLYDLAETGQTEGEFKIFSSALKVAIETAEIAYKRDSHITGVTSGLTDLDRRLGGLHPSDLVILAARPSMGKTALATNISFNAARAYREALDATGKPVAVEGAKVAFFSLEMSAEQLATRILAEQTGVSSDRIRRGDLKQEDFPVFVQTARELSELPLFIDDTPALTVGALRTRARRLKRQHGLGLIVVDYLQLMRASAGSKPENRVQEISEITRGLKAIAKELNVPVLALSQLSRAVEQREDKRPQLSDLRESGSIEQDADVVMFIFREQYYHERAEPRQREDETEDKFRERMDRWQERGERIHNVAEVNIAKQRHGPVGTVELFFDGMLTKFGDLVRDDHVPDAHR; via the coding sequence ATGGTGGAACGCACATTCATCAGCAGCAACGTCGCGACGCTTCGAGGCACGGACCTCGAGCCCGCCTCGCTGCGCATCCCGCCGCACAATTACGAAGCCGAGCAGGCGCTTCTCGGCGCGGTGCTGGCCAACAACCACGTCTTCGACAAAGTCAACGAATTCCTCGAGCCCGAGCATTTCGCCGACGCGCTCCATGGCCGCATCTACGAGGCGATCGGCAAGCTGATCGAGCGCGGGCAGATCGCCAACATCCTGACGCTCAAGAACCTGTTCGACCAGGATGCGGCGCTGATCGATGCCGGCGGCTCCCAGTATCTGGCCCGCCTCGCCAACTCGGTCGTGACCATCATCAATGCCGAGGATTACGGCCGCACCGTCCATGACCTCTATCTGCGCCGGCAGCTGATCGCGCTCGGCGAAGAGGTGGTGAACGAGGCCTTCCGCATCGATCTCGACATGCCGGCGGCCCACCAGATCGAGCATGCCGAGCAGCAGCTCTACGACCTGGCCGAGACCGGCCAGACCGAGGGCGAGTTCAAGATCTTCAGCTCGGCCCTGAAGGTGGCGATCGAGACCGCCGAGATCGCCTATAAGCGCGACAGCCATATCACCGGCGTGACCAGCGGCCTGACCGACCTGGACCGGCGGCTGGGCGGCCTGCACCCCTCGGATCTGGTCATCCTGGCCGCCCGCCCCTCGATGGGAAAGACGGCGCTCGCCACCAACATCTCCTTCAACGCGGCGCGCGCCTATCGCGAGGCGCTGGACGCCACCGGCAAGCCGGTCGCGGTCGAGGGCGCCAAGGTCGCCTTCTTCTCGCTCGAAATGTCGGCCGAGCAGCTGGCCACCCGTATCCTGGCCGAGCAGACCGGCGTCTCCTCGGACCGGATCCGTCGCGGCGATCTCAAGCAGGAGGACTTTCCGGTCTTCGTGCAGACGGCGCGCGAGCTCTCCGAGTTGCCGCTCTTCATCGACGACACCCCGGCTTTGACCGTGGGTGCGCTGCGGACCCGCGCACGCCGCCTCAAGCGCCAGCACGGGCTGGGGCTGATCGTGGTCGACTATCTGCAATTGATGCGGGCCTCGGCCGGCAGCAAACCTGAGAACCGGGTTCAAGAGATCTCGGAAATCACCCGCGGCCTCAAGGCCATCGCCAAGGAACTTAACGTGCCGGTGCTGGCGCTCTCCCAGCTCTCGCGCGCGGTCGAGCAGCGCGAGGACAAGCGTCCGCAGCTCTCGGACTTGCGTGAATCGGGCTCGATCGAACAGGACGCCGACGTCGTCATGTTCATCTTCCGCGAGCAGTATTACCACGAGCGCGCCGAGCCGCGGCAGCGCGAGGACGAGACCGAGGACAAGTTCCGCGAGCGGATGGATCGCTGGCAGGAGCGCGGCGAGCGGATCCACAATGTCGCCGAGGTCAACATCGCCAAGCAGCGCCACGGGCCCGTCGGCACCGTCGAGCTGTTCTTCGACGGCATGCTGACCAAGTTCGGCGATCTGGTCCGCGACGATCACGTCCCTGATGCCCATCGCTGA